The following coding sequences are from one Sciurus carolinensis chromosome 11, mSciCar1.2, whole genome shotgun sequence window:
- the LOC124959595 gene encoding olfactory receptor 2AT4-like gives METTPCNGSGDSSVIFYLMGIPSLPKSLFLPIFFIFLLLYLLILVGNALILVAVVAEPSLHKPMYFFLINLSALDILSTTTTVPKMLSLFLLGDHFLSFPTCFLQMYLFHGLNCSEAFLLVVMAYDRYVAICRPLHYPVHMTPQTNAALAASAWLTALLLPIPAVVQTSQMAFDNIAHIYHCFCDHLAVVQASCSDTAPQALMGFCIAMVVSFFPLLLVLLSYAHILASVLRINSREGRSKAFSTCSSHLLVVGTYYSSIAVAYVAYRADLPLDFHIMGNVAYAILTPVLNPLIYTLRNKDVKAAITKIACPQEPKDTGNPRLRGAIPSSLINTTAQSK, from the coding sequence ATGGAGACCACACCCTGTAATGGATCAGGGGACTCCTCAGTCATCTTCTACCTTATGGGCATTCCCTCTCTTCCAAAATCCCTCTTCCTTCCTATCTTCttcatctttctccttctctaCCTACTCATCCTAGTGGGTAATGCCCTGATCCTAGTGGCTGTGGTGGCAGAGCCCAGCCTCCACAagcccatgtatttcttcctaaTTAATCTCTCAGCCCTGGACATTCTTTCTACTACAACCACTGTTCCCAAGATGCTGTCCCTCTTCCTGCTTGGGGACCACTTCCTCAGCTTCCCTACCTGCTTTCTGCAGATGTACCTGTTCCATGGCCTCAACTGCTCAGAAGCCTTCCTCCTGGTGGTCATGGCCTACGACCGCTATGTGGCTATCTGCCGCCCACTGCACTACCCCGTCCACATGACCCCACAGACTAACGCTGCACTGGCGGCCAGTGCCTGGCTCAccgccctcctcctgcccatccCAGCAGTGGTACAGACCTCCCAGATGGCATTTGACAACATTGCCCACATCTATCACTGCTTCTGTGACCACCTGGCTGTGGTCCAGGCCTCCTGCTCTGACACGGCTCCCCAGGCCCTCATGGGCTTCTGCATCGCCATGGTGGTCTCCTTCTTCCCCCTTCTCCTGGTGCTTCTGTCCTATGCCCACATCCTGGCCTCCGTGCTTCGCATCAACTCCCGAGAAGGACGTTcaaaggccttctccacctgcagcTCCCACCTCCTGGTGGTGGGCACCTACTACTCGTCCATTGCCGTGGCCTATGTGGCCTACAGGGCTGACCTGCCCCTCGACTTCCACATCATGGGCAATGTGGCCTATGCTATCCTCACACCTGTTCTCAACCCCCTCATTTACACGCTGAGAAACAAGGATGTCAAAGCAGCCATCACCAAAATAGCATGTCCCCAGGAGCCAAAGGACACTGGGAATCCCCGACTCAGAGGGGCGATTCCATCTTCTCTCATAAACACAACGGCACAGAGTAAGTAG
- the LOC124959596 gene encoding LOW QUALITY PROTEIN: olfactory receptor 2AT4-like (The sequence of the model RefSeq protein was modified relative to this genomic sequence to represent the inferred CDS: deleted 1 base in 1 codon), which yields MEVTTCNGSVDSTPVFYLVGIPSLPESFFLPMFFIFLLFYLLILTGNVLILVAVVAEPSLHKPMYFFLINLSALDILFTTTTVPKMLSLFLLGDHFLSFPSCLLQMYLFQSFTCSEAFLLVVMAYDRYVAICRPLHYPVHMTPQTNAALAASAWLTALLLPVPAVVQTSQMAYNNIAHIYHCFCDHFALVQASCSDTAPQALMGFCIAMVVSFFPLLLVLLSYAHILASVLRINSREGRSKAFSTCSSHLLVVGTYYSSIAVAYVAYRADLPLDFHIMGNVAYAILTPILNPLIYTLRNKDVKAAIMKLISQKPGCDRNF from the exons ATGGAGGTCACAACCTGTAACGGCTCAGTGGACAGCACCCCTGTCTTCTACCTGGTGGGCATCCCCTCTCTACCAGAGTCCTTCTTCCTCCCcatgttctttattttcctcctgtTCTACCTTCTGATTCTCACAGGTAATGTACTGATCTTGGTGGCTGTGGTGGCAGAGCCCAGCCTCCACAaacccatgtacttctttctaATCAACCTCTCAGCCCTAGATATTCTTTTCACCACAACTACAGTCCCTAAGATGCTGTCCCTCTTCCTGCTTGGGGACCACTTCCTCAGCTTCCCCTCCTGCCTACTGCAGATGTACCTCTTCCAAAGCTTTACGTGCTCAGAAGCCTTCCTCCTGGTggtcatggcctatgaccgctatgtggctaTCTGCCGCCCACTGCACTACCCCGTCCACATGACCCCACAGACTAACGCTGCACTGGCGGCCAGTGCCTGGCTCACCGCCCTCCTCCTGCCCGTCCCAGCAGTGGTACAGACCTCCCAGATGGCATACAATAATATCGCCCACATCTATCACTGCTTCTGTGACCACTTCGCTCTAGTCCAGGCCTCCTGCTCTGACACGGCTCCCCAGGCCCTCATGGGCTTCTGCATCGCCATGGTGGTCTCCTTCTTCCCCCTTCTCCTGGTGCTTCTGTCCTACGCCCACATCCTGGCCTCCGTGCTTCGCATCAACTCCCGAGAAGGACGTTcaaaggccttctccacctgcagcTCCCACCTCCTGGTGGTGGGCACCTACTACTCGTCCATTGCCGTGGCCTATGTGGCCTACAGGGCTGACCTGCCCCTCGACTTCCACATCATGGGCAATGTGGCCTATGCTATCCTCACACCGATTCTTAACCCCCTCATTTACACGCTGAGAAACAAGGATGTCAAGGCTGCCATCATGAAATTG ATATCTCAAAAACCAGGCTGTGACAGGAACTTTTGA